A single genomic interval of Ktedonobacterales bacterium harbors:
- the infB gene encoding translation initiation factor IF-2 codes for MAVKARPTEPVAIPPQVPVRDLAALLEVAPMEIIRELFKHNILANINQVITYESAALVAKELGYETLEAAPPPTQSAQKHEPSGHAGGHHEAHLVHRSPVVTVMGHVDHGKTSLLDTIRKTRVAAGEAGGITQHIGAYQVEVNGKKITFLDTPGHEAFTAMRARGAQVTDIAVIVVAADDGVMPQTLEAIDHARAAKVPIIVALNKMDKPGANPDHVKSQLADAGVVIEEYGGDVVCVPVSARQNTGIDELLEMILLVADVQDLKANPQAKVLGAIIESRLDKNRGVAATVLIEQGSLKVGDVVVVGAIFGRVRAMFDDKGKQIKKAGPSTPVEILGLPEVPRAGDRLVEVADEKTARSLATQHAQQQKVESAGGTRAISLDSLSSEIQAGKVKELNLLIKADVQGSLEAIKQTLDRLDEDTVKVRILHDGVGNISETDVHLASASNAVIIGFSVKVDSAAQRLAQNEGVDIRSYDVIYKLGDDIEAALKGMLEPTYREQVDGHAEVLQLFKVGKTTVIAGCRITDGKLMRSSQARVLRNGKVVLSGQIASLRRGKDDVREVASGFECGVTLEDFNQFEVGDVIEAFSKVRA; via the coding sequence GTGGCTGTGAAGGCCCGGCCAACCGAGCCAGTGGCGATTCCCCCGCAGGTTCCGGTGCGCGATCTGGCGGCGCTGCTGGAAGTGGCGCCGATGGAGATCATTCGTGAGTTATTCAAGCACAATATTCTTGCCAATATTAATCAGGTCATTACCTATGAGTCTGCTGCGCTTGTGGCAAAGGAGCTTGGCTACGAAACTCTGGAGGCCGCGCCTCCCCCGACACAGAGTGCTCAGAAGCATGAGCCGAGCGGACATGCTGGCGGGCACCATGAGGCGCATCTGGTCCATCGCTCACCAGTGGTGACGGTGATGGGGCATGTGGATCATGGGAAGACCTCGCTCCTGGATACTATTCGCAAGACGCGCGTGGCAGCGGGTGAGGCTGGTGGCATTACCCAGCATATCGGCGCGTATCAGGTGGAGGTGAATGGGAAGAAGATCACGTTCCTTGACACACCCGGGCATGAGGCATTTACCGCCATGCGCGCGCGTGGGGCGCAGGTGACAGACATTGCGGTGATTGTCGTCGCGGCGGATGATGGCGTGATGCCCCAGACACTGGAGGCGATTGACCACGCACGCGCGGCTAAGGTGCCTATTATCGTGGCGCTCAACAAGATGGATAAGCCGGGCGCGAACCCTGATCATGTGAAGAGTCAGCTTGCTGATGCCGGAGTGGTGATCGAAGAATATGGCGGCGATGTGGTCTGCGTTCCTGTCTCTGCAAGACAGAATACGGGTATTGATGAATTGCTAGAGATGATCTTGCTGGTAGCCGATGTGCAAGACCTCAAAGCGAACCCGCAGGCTAAAGTGCTGGGGGCTATTATTGAGTCCAGGCTGGATAAAAACCGGGGTGTTGCGGCGACGGTGCTGATCGAGCAAGGCTCATTGAAAGTGGGCGATGTGGTGGTGGTTGGCGCTATTTTTGGTCGGGTGCGTGCGATGTTCGACGACAAGGGCAAGCAGATCAAGAAGGCTGGCCCTAGCACACCAGTCGAGATTCTTGGCCTGCCTGAAGTACCCAGGGCTGGTGATCGGCTGGTGGAGGTAGCTGACGAGAAAACGGCGCGGTCCCTTGCCACCCAGCATGCGCAACAACAGAAAGTGGAGAGCGCGGGCGGCACGCGAGCTATCAGCCTGGATAGTCTTTCATCCGAGATTCAGGCAGGGAAGGTCAAAGAATTAAACCTGCTCATCAAAGCTGACGTGCAAGGTTCATTAGAGGCGATCAAGCAAACGCTGGACCGGCTTGACGAGGATACTGTGAAGGTGCGTATTCTGCACGATGGCGTGGGCAATATTTCCGAGACAGATGTCCATCTGGCTTCCGCCTCCAACGCGGTCATTATTGGCTTTAGTGTCAAAGTTGATTCTGCGGCGCAGCGTCTGGCGCAGAACGAGGGCGTTGATATTCGCTCGTATGATGTTATCTATAAGCTCGGCGATGATATTGAGGCGGCTCTGAAGGGCATGCTGGAACCCACGTATCGTGAGCAGGTTGATGGGCATGCTGAGGTCTTGCAACTCTTCAAGGTTGGCAAGACGACGGTTATCGCTGGCTGCCGTATCACCGATGGCAAGCTGATGCGCTCTTCTCAGGCGCGTGTGCTGCGCAATGGGAAAGTAGTCTTGAGTGGGCAGATTGCTTCGCTGCGGCGCGGCAAGGATGATGTGCGCGAGGTTGCCAGCGGCTTTGAGTGTGGGGTGACGCTTGAAGATTTCAATCAGTTTGAAGTTGGCGATGTCATTGAGGCGTTTTCTAAGGTGAGGGCTTAG
- a CDS encoding YlxR family protein has protein sequence MTGTSAQAAQGKRANAPKRPRHVPQRTCVACHQVKPKRELLRIVRTPEGHVEMDPTGKKSGRGAYLCATRSCWAIALKKKRLEQELETTISEEDRAALEAYAATLPQPEAAPRVVAAASERSP, from the coding sequence GTGACTGGAACCTCTGCTCAAGCTGCGCAAGGTAAGCGCGCCAATGCTCCCAAGCGCCCCAGGCATGTGCCTCAGCGCACGTGTGTTGCCTGCCATCAGGTCAAGCCAAAGCGGGAATTGCTGCGTATTGTGCGCACACCAGAGGGGCATGTCGAAATGGACCCGACGGGGAAGAAGTCGGGCCGGGGCGCTTATCTGTGCGCCACGCGCTCTTGCTGGGCGATAGCCCTGAAAAAGAAGCGCCTGGAGCAGGAATTAGAAACAACGATCTCTGAGGAAGATCGCGCTGCGCTGGAAGCTTACGCAGCAACATTGCCCCAGCCAGAGGCGGCGCCTCGTGTCGTGGCAGCAGCGTCCGAACGCTCGCCATAA
- the nusA gene encoding transcription termination factor NusA: protein MRSEFQAAISQLTSEKKLPQDVVMETVAKALLAAYQKSTGRGNNVRIEVDKRGDIRIWAAKHVVAVVGDANEEISLGEAQQLNPKAALGEMIEVESPAIFNRIPAQTAKQVILQRIREAEQEYLYESLKDKLDDLVLGIIVRRSDRDKDTFVLDLNGAEALLEPREQVQAEKYRVGQRLRVYVYDIRRSQGKGLQVMVSRTHRNVVKRLFELEVPEIFDGYVEIKGIAREPGSRSKVAVWARQEGLDPIGSCVGVRGTRINNIVNELNGEKIDIILWDPDQATFVANALSPVKPLQVDLRESDHTALVTVAEKQLSLAIGKDGQNARLAARLTGWRVDVIKPGEQPREEDAERAAPAKDLVMEREPRKAPLGGLDLSSLDLDAFND, encoded by the coding sequence ATGAGAAGTGAGTTTCAAGCTGCAATCTCGCAGCTTACTTCCGAAAAGAAGCTACCGCAGGATGTGGTGATGGAGACCGTCGCCAAAGCCCTGCTGGCAGCGTATCAGAAGAGTACGGGGCGTGGAAACAACGTCCGTATTGAAGTAGACAAACGGGGCGACATTCGCATCTGGGCGGCAAAGCATGTCGTCGCGGTGGTGGGTGATGCCAACGAGGAGATTTCGCTCGGCGAAGCTCAGCAGTTGAACCCGAAAGCCGCGCTCGGCGAGATGATCGAGGTAGAATCCCCAGCCATCTTTAACCGCATTCCGGCACAGACAGCCAAACAGGTGATTTTGCAGCGCATCCGCGAGGCGGAGCAAGAATATCTGTACGAAAGCCTGAAAGATAAACTGGATGATCTGGTGCTGGGCATCATCGTGCGGCGCAGCGATAGGGATAAAGATACCTTTGTGCTTGATCTGAATGGGGCTGAGGCGCTGTTGGAGCCGCGCGAGCAGGTACAGGCTGAAAAGTATCGCGTCGGCCAGCGCCTGCGGGTCTATGTCTATGACATTCGCAGGAGCCAGGGGAAGGGCCTGCAAGTGATGGTGTCGCGCACTCATCGCAATGTCGTCAAGCGCCTGTTTGAGTTGGAAGTGCCAGAGATTTTCGATGGGTATGTCGAGATCAAGGGCATTGCCCGCGAGCCAGGCAGCCGGTCGAAGGTTGCTGTCTGGGCGCGCCAGGAAGGGCTTGATCCGATTGGCTCTTGTGTTGGCGTGCGGGGTACGCGCATCAATAATATTGTCAACGAACTCAACGGGGAAAAGATTGACATTATCCTGTGGGATCCTGATCAAGCGACGTTTGTTGCGAACGCGCTCAGCCCGGTGAAGCCGCTGCAAGTGGACTTGAGGGAGTCTGACCATACAGCCCTGGTGACGGTTGCCGAGAAGCAGCTCTCGCTTGCCATCGGCAAGGATGGGCAAAACGCCCGACTTGCTGCCCGGCTGACAGGCTGGCGTGTTGATGTGATCAAGCCAGGTGAGCAGCCCCGCGAAGAAGACGCCGAGCGAGCCGCTCCCGCGAAGGATCTGGTGATGGAGCGTGAGCCGCGCAAGGCGCCGCTGGGTGGCCTTGATCTCTCCAGCCTTGACCTGGATGCGTTTAACGACTGA
- a CDS encoding acyl-CoA dehydrogenase encodes MAVQLVDEEKLMMEVVRELARKKVAPRAADIDATGQFPWDIKDLLAEQGILGMPFPEEYGGIGSSKLSIVMVIEELAKYCVTTSLILAVQQLGTLPIALVGSDDQKRRYFPRCASGEWLAAYGLTEPGSGSDAGGMRTRAVKKADTYILNGSKRFITNAGLAHVNVVFAVTDPAKGTRSGISAFIVEKDSPGFGIGKIEEKMGIRGSQTGELLFEDCEVPAENLLGREGDGFKIALMTLDRTRPGIGAQAVGVAQGAIDFAVQYTKERVQFGKALAENQGLQFMLADMATKVQASRLLVYDVAERIDRGESDVSRYSAMAKLFASDTAMEVTTDAVQLLGGYGYIKDYPVERMMRDAKITQIYEGTNQIQRVVIARDLLK; translated from the coding sequence ATGGCTGTGCAGCTTGTTGACGAAGAAAAATTGATGATGGAGGTGGTGCGCGAACTCGCCCGCAAGAAAGTCGCGCCGCGCGCCGCCGACATAGACGCTACCGGCCAGTTCCCCTGGGACATCAAAGACCTGCTGGCCGAGCAAGGCATCCTGGGGATGCCCTTCCCGGAAGAGTATGGCGGCATCGGCTCCAGCAAGCTCTCTATCGTCATGGTCATCGAGGAATTGGCGAAATATTGCGTCACCACCTCGCTCATCCTCGCTGTGCAGCAGCTTGGCACCCTGCCCATTGCGCTGGTCGGCTCCGACGACCAGAAGCGCCGCTACTTCCCGCGCTGCGCCAGCGGTGAATGGCTGGCGGCCTACGGCCTCACCGAGCCAGGCTCCGGCTCCGATGCTGGAGGTATGCGCACTCGCGCCGTCAAGAAGGCTGATACATATATCCTCAATGGCTCGAAACGCTTCATCACCAACGCCGGTCTGGCGCACGTCAACGTCGTCTTTGCCGTCACCGACCCCGCTAAAGGGACGCGCAGTGGCATCAGCGCCTTTATCGTTGAAAAAGACTCCCCTGGCTTCGGCATCGGCAAAATCGAAGAGAAGATGGGCATTCGCGGCTCGCAGACTGGCGAACTGCTCTTTGAGGACTGCGAAGTCCCCGCCGAAAACCTGCTGGGACGCGAAGGTGATGGCTTCAAGATCGCTTTGATGACATTGGACCGCACGCGCCCCGGCATCGGCGCGCAGGCGGTGGGCGTGGCGCAGGGAGCGATTGATTTCGCTGTCCAGTACACCAAAGAGCGCGTGCAGTTCGGCAAGGCGCTCGCCGAAAACCAGGGTCTTCAGTTCATGCTGGCCGACATGGCAACCAAAGTCCAGGCGTCCCGCTTGCTGGTCTATGACGTGGCCGAGCGCATTGATCGCGGCGAAAGCGATGTGAGCCGCTATTCGGCAATGGCAAAACTCTTTGCCTCAGACACCGCTATGGAAGTGACCACCGATGCCGTCCAGCTTCTCGGCGGCTACGGCTACATCAAGGATTACCCCGTCGAACGGATGATGCGCGACGCCAAGATCACTCAGATATACGAAGGTACTAACCAGATTCAGCGCGTGGTCATTGCCCGCGATCTGCTCAAGTGA
- a CDS encoding SCP2 sterol-binding domain-containing protein: MDQISAGDTFKYMQEHFNASAAKGVDATLQWDLSGDGGGSWALKIANDACELIEGGVDAPTTRFKLATEDWLAITAGKLNAINAFMTGKLKVEGDQGLAMRVNSLFPSPQ, translated from the coding sequence ATGGACCAAATATCAGCAGGCGATACCTTCAAGTACATGCAGGAACACTTCAACGCTTCCGCAGCCAAGGGCGTGGATGCAACCCTTCAGTGGGATCTCTCCGGTGACGGCGGCGGCTCCTGGGCGTTAAAAATTGCTAATGACGCCTGCGAGCTGATTGAGGGCGGCGTTGATGCCCCCACCACCCGTTTTAAGCTTGCCACTGAAGATTGGCTGGCAATCACGGCTGGCAAGCTGAACGCGATCAACGCCTTTATGACCGGCAAGCTGAAGGTGGAAGGCGATCAGGGCCTTGCCATGCGTGTAAACTCCCTCTTCCCCTCACCCCAATAA
- a CDS encoding ABC transporter permease gives MIDAIRRPARYAALRESIREGARTFRIAAWLGWQIESNWADPFVFFSFTILRPLATALMLLVMYEVVARGQSGGYFSYLYISNAFFVLVIQTMAGLAWTIFDDREAYKMLKYIFTSPARRFPYLLGRATAKTLVALLTATILLAVGVLFLGLHLNLAQIEWGWAVVYFLLGLVILASLGVVLAGIALLVARHGEAIGEVTAGMLLLFSGAYFPPDILPPVLKQVTLAMPITYWLEGMRRALNGGIIVGTASNGRGGTITGPISPLLAQFDNWRLLLIILLSAALSAVCSFFFYRWIEHQAKERGMIDRLTGY, from the coding sequence ATGATTGACGCCATACGCCGACCCGCGCGCTATGCCGCTCTGCGTGAGAGCATCCGCGAGGGCGCGCGTACTTTTCGCATTGCCGCCTGGCTGGGCTGGCAGATCGAGAGTAACTGGGCTGATCCCTTTGTCTTCTTCAGCTTCACCATCTTGCGCCCGCTGGCGACGGCCTTGATGCTGCTGGTGATGTATGAAGTCGTGGCGCGCGGCCAGAGCGGCGGGTACTTCTCGTATCTCTATATCAGCAACGCCTTCTTTGTCCTGGTCATTCAGACGATGGCGGGGCTGGCCTGGACGATCTTCGATGACCGGGAAGCGTATAAGATGCTGAAATACATCTTTACCTCTCCCGCGCGCCGGTTTCCCTATCTGCTCGGCAGGGCGACGGCGAAAACGTTGGTGGCGCTGCTGACCGCGACTATCTTGCTGGCGGTTGGTGTCTTGTTCCTGGGGCTGCATCTCAATCTGGCGCAGATCGAATGGGGCTGGGCTGTCGTCTATTTCCTCTTGGGGCTGGTCATTCTCGCCAGCCTGGGGGTTGTCCTGGCTGGCATCGCGCTGCTGGTCGCCAGGCATGGAGAGGCTATTGGCGAAGTGACGGCTGGGATGCTGCTGCTCTTCAGCGGCGCTTACTTCCCGCCCGATATTCTGCCGCCAGTACTGAAGCAGGTGACGCTGGCAATGCCGATCACCTACTGGCTGGAGGGGATGCGCCGCGCCCTGAACGGGGGGATTATCGTGGGAACAGCCTCCAATGGACGCGGCGGCACAATCACTGGCCCCATCAGTCCGCTGCTGGCGCAGTTCGATAACTGGCGGCTGCTGCTCATCATCCTGCTGAGCGCCGCGCTCAGCGCGGTGTGTTCGTTTTTCTTCTATCGCTGGATCGAACACCAGGCGAAGGAGCGCGGCATGATTGATCGGCTGACGGGGTATTGA
- a CDS encoding ABC transporter permease, with product MRLVLRTMYARAYPRVFGANRELSWVFFEIFVPLVNTSAFVFLYRALHAPEAYVGFVILGGAMATYWLNILWMMASQLYWDKQEGNLELYVLSPTSLMAILLGMGVGGLYMSTLRAATIAVIGTLIFGVSLDGSQWAFALLVFVVAMVALYGLGMVLSSVFLMWGREAWQVSLALTEPVYFLSGMNFPLSKLFSSVPGVLSLFSAVIPVSFALDALRQLLFPGQIIGVLPPATEVLILGGMGIVFIASAYFLLKRMEWLAKVEARLSLRWQ from the coding sequence ATGAGATTGGTTCTGCGCACGATGTACGCGCGCGCCTATCCGCGTGTCTTTGGGGCCAACCGCGAGCTAAGCTGGGTATTCTTCGAGATATTTGTGCCGCTGGTCAATACGTCGGCGTTTGTCTTCCTCTACCGGGCGCTGCACGCGCCAGAAGCCTATGTTGGCTTCGTGATTCTGGGCGGCGCGATGGCGACCTACTGGCTGAATATCCTCTGGATGATGGCCTCCCAACTCTATTGGGATAAGCAGGAAGGGAACCTGGAACTCTACGTCCTCTCGCCCACCTCGCTGATGGCGATTCTGCTGGGCATGGGTGTTGGCGGGCTGTATATGAGTACGCTGCGGGCGGCCACGATTGCGGTGATTGGCACGTTGATCTTTGGCGTGAGCCTCGATGGCAGCCAGTGGGCGTTTGCCTTGCTCGTCTTTGTGGTGGCAATGGTCGCCCTCTATGGCTTGGGGATGGTCCTCAGTTCCGTCTTCTTGATGTGGGGGCGCGAAGCCTGGCAAGTTTCGCTGGCGCTGACCGAGCCGGTGTACTTTCTGTCGGGGATGAACTTTCCCCTCAGTAAGTTATTTAGCAGCGTCCCTGGCGTCCTGAGCCTCTTTTCCGCCGTTATCCCGGTGAGCTTTGCGCTGGATGCGCTGCGGCAGTTGCTCTTTCCTGGGCAGATCATCGGGGTCTTGCCACCCGCCACCGAGGTGCTGATCCTGGGCGGGATGGGGATTGTTTTTATTGCCAGCGCCTATTTCTTGCTCAAGCGCATGGAATGGCTGGCAAAAGTTGAGGCTCGGCTGAGCCTGCGCTGGCAGTAG
- a CDS encoding ABC transporter ATP-binding protein translates to MRSGLAFDEQSAHHHGARPLAIKTEHVSRIYKLRRQKDSKGEKQKTLVALNDVNLEVSQGELFGLLGPNGAGKTTLIKILTTLLAPSGGFCYVDGLDVVRQAQEVRRRISMVSGGETSGYGILTVRENLWMFSQFYGISWKDANQRIADMLKVVELESHANARISGLSTGQRQRMNFCRGFITDPKVVFLDEPTLGLDINAARIVRRFTREWMQQNPGRTVLLTTHYMAEADELCDRIAIIDHGAVLACDTPANLKHLLQKQPVFEVTASGITERTIEALEHAPGVVRVIGEADESGSAYRLKFILEAEAAIGSVINALTEQQGRILSLQKNEPTLEDVFVALVGRSLTAEDANGG, encoded by the coding sequence ATGCGCTCAGGTCTTGCATTCGATGAGCAATCGGCTCATCACCATGGCGCCCGCCCGCTGGCGATCAAGACCGAGCATGTCAGCCGAATCTATAAGCTGCGTCGGCAGAAAGATAGCAAGGGAGAAAAGCAAAAAACGCTCGTTGCCCTCAATGATGTCAACCTGGAGGTCTCCCAGGGCGAGTTGTTCGGCCTGCTGGGGCCGAATGGGGCAGGCAAGACGACGCTGATTAAGATTCTGACGACGCTGCTGGCTCCAAGCGGTGGCTTCTGTTACGTTGATGGCCTGGATGTCGTCAGGCAAGCTCAGGAGGTGCGGCGGCGTATCAGCATGGTCAGCGGCGGCGAAACCAGCGGTTATGGCATTCTGACGGTGCGCGAGAACCTCTGGATGTTCAGTCAGTTCTATGGCATCAGTTGGAAAGATGCCAATCAGCGCATTGCTGACATGCTCAAGGTCGTGGAACTGGAGAGCCACGCGAACGCGCGCATCAGCGGCCTCAGCACCGGCCAGCGCCAGCGCATGAACTTCTGCCGGGGCTTTATCACCGATCCCAAGGTGGTCTTTCTGGACGAGCCAACGCTTGGCCTGGACATCAACGCGGCGCGCATCGTCCGCCGCTTCACCCGCGAGTGGATGCAGCAGAACCCTGGCCGCACCGTGCTGCTCACCACGCATTATATGGCCGAGGCCGACGAACTCTGTGACCGCATCGCTATCATTGATCACGGGGCTGTGCTGGCCTGCGATACACCCGCCAACCTGAAACATCTGCTCCAGAAGCAGCCGGTCTTCGAGGTGACCGCTTCGGGCATCACCGAGCGCACTATCGAGGCTCTGGAACACGCGCCTGGCGTGGTGCGCGTGATTGGCGAAGCCGACGAGAGCGGCAGCGCGTATAGACTCAAGTTCATTCTTGAGGCCGAGGCGGCGATTGGCTCGGTGATCAACGCCTTGACGGAGCAGCAGGGGCGCATTCTCAGCCTCCAGAAGAATGAGCCGACCCTGGAGGATGTTTTTGTTGCGCTGGTTGGCCGCAGCCTAACCGCTGAAGACGCGAATGGGGGTTAG
- a CDS encoding ABC transporter permease, protein MVLPAGVVRNARASYAFFERNMNLTKRYWAWEVVWLVYNIVNAISVTYIGVSAPLITGTPIDTNYFILYLMIGTVVWSYLSVAFDQVTETITIERWEGTIEYTFMAPIARLTQLLGSCLFAVVHGLFFVAVQLVVISLFFHLDLSHANVLTSVGMLLIGSVSFIGFGIMAAILPLLYTERGAQMAYIVRALILLVSGVYYPISVLPGWMQVIARISPATYVLDGMRAGLLNDQPLTALWGDIWPLLLAGIISIPAGLWIFRRAERYAKRTGRLKRNG, encoded by the coding sequence ATGGTCTTACCTGCTGGAGTCGTGCGCAATGCCCGCGCCTCCTATGCCTTCTTTGAGCGGAATATGAACCTGACCAAGCGTTACTGGGCCTGGGAAGTGGTCTGGCTGGTCTATAACATCGTCAACGCCATCAGCGTAACCTACATCGGGGTGAGTGCTCCCTTAATCACCGGGACGCCGATTGATACCAATTACTTCATTCTCTATCTCATGATCGGAACGGTGGTGTGGAGCTACCTGAGCGTGGCCTTCGATCAGGTGACAGAGACGATCACCATTGAGCGTTGGGAAGGGACGATTGAATATACCTTCATGGCGCCCATTGCCCGGCTGACACAACTGCTGGGAAGCTGCCTCTTTGCTGTGGTGCATGGCTTGTTCTTCGTGGCTGTGCAGCTTGTGGTCATCAGCCTCTTCTTCCACCTCGATTTGAGCCACGCTAATGTCCTGACCAGCGTGGGCATGCTGTTGATTGGCAGCGTCTCCTTTATTGGCTTCGGGATCATGGCGGCAATTCTGCCGCTGCTCTATACCGAGCGCGGCGCGCAGATGGCCTATATCGTGCGGGCGCTGATCCTGCTGGTGTCGGGCGTCTATTATCCCATCAGCGTGCTGCCTGGCTGGATGCAGGTCATTGCGCGCATCTCGCCGGCCACGTATGTGCTGGATGGGATGCGGGCAGGCTTGCTCAACGATCAACCCCTGACGGCGCTCTGGGGAGACATCTGGCCTTTGCTGCTGGCCGGGATAATCAGCATTCCCGCGGGACTCTGGATTTTCCGCAGGGCAGAACGCTACGCCAAGCGCACCGGAAGGCTCAAGCGTAACGGCTAA
- a CDS encoding ABC transporter ATP-binding protein, with protein sequence MVSQSSAQLDALEIDPARYGSEQEPAQWRGMIEITPELLQEDALVVSHVSKRFYKQRSLASRLWALRPGQQHGKNGKSAGRVVRAVDNVTLTVKRREIFGILGSNGSGKSTLIRLISTLLVPDEGTTRIFGYDVEKDERRVQRLINRVSVDAAFFKKLSPYENLIYAARLYGMPGPQARKEIYEILIRLGIKPDRISQGLENMSRGMQQKVAIARAFLTAPVLLLLDEPTTGLDPRSKADVQDFVRELRDTHDATILLTTHDMDEADALCDRIAIIDGGRIVAMDTPNALKRQVGVLQGRDGPASLHDVFMHYTGRNWEEFEGEEEDEESDD encoded by the coding sequence ATGGTTAGCCAAAGTTCAGCGCAGCTTGACGCATTAGAGATAGACCCGGCCAGATATGGCTCCGAGCAGGAGCCAGCGCAGTGGCGAGGCATGATCGAGATTACCCCCGAACTGTTGCAGGAAGATGCGTTGGTGGTCTCGCATGTTTCCAAACGCTTCTACAAGCAGCGGTCGCTGGCTTCCCGGCTGTGGGCGCTGAGACCGGGACAGCAGCACGGTAAAAATGGCAAAAGCGCTGGACGAGTAGTGCGAGCGGTGGACAATGTGACGCTGACGGTGAAGCGCCGCGAGATTTTCGGCATTCTTGGCTCGAATGGATCGGGGAAATCAACCTTGATCCGTCTGATTTCAACGCTGCTCGTTCCTGACGAGGGGACCACGCGCATCTTTGGCTACGATGTCGAGAAGGATGAGCGCAGGGTGCAGCGGCTGATCAATCGGGTGAGCGTTGATGCGGCGTTTTTTAAGAAGCTTAGCCCCTATGAGAACCTGATCTACGCGGCTCGCTTGTATGGCATGCCTGGCCCACAGGCGCGTAAAGAGATTTACGAGATTCTGATTCGGTTGGGCATCAAGCCTGATCGCATCTCACAAGGGTTGGAGAATATGTCGCGGGGCATGCAGCAGAAGGTAGCGATTGCGCGAGCCTTTCTAACCGCGCCAGTGCTGCTCCTGTTGGATGAGCCAACTACCGGCCTGGACCCGCGCTCTAAAGCGGATGTACAGGATTTTGTGCGCGAACTGCGCGATACACACGATGCAACGATCCTGCTGACGACACATGACATGGACGAGGCGGACGCCCTCTGTGACCGGATTGCCATCATTGATGGCGGGCGCATTGTGGCAATGGATACGCCAAATGCGCTCAAGCGGCAGGTAGGCGTGTTGCAGGGCAGGGATGGTCCGGCCAGTTTGCATGATGTCTTCATGCACTATACCGGACGCAATTGGGAAGAGTTTGAGGGTGAGGAGGAGGACGAGGAGAGCGACGACTAG